GTTCCTGATGGACGAGCCGCTGTCCAACCTCGACGCCAAGCTGCGGGTGCAGATGCGCACCGTGGTGTCCCGGCTGCAGAAGCAGCTCGGCACCACCACCGTCTACGTCACCCACGACCAGACCGAGGCGATGACCCTCGGCGACCGTGTGGTGATCATGCGGGGCGGCGCCGTGCAGCAGGTCGGCCCGCCGCAGGAGCTCTACGACCACCCGCGCAACCTCTTCGTCGCCGGGTTCATCGGCTCGCCGTCGATGAACTTCCTGCACGCCGCCGTCGAGGACGGCAAGCTGCGCACCGCACTCGGCGACGTGCCGATCGGGGAGCGGGTCCGGCGCCAGCTGGAGGGCGGGGACGCGCCGCGCGAGCTGATCCTCGGGATCCGCCCCGAGCACTTCGAGGACGCGGCGCTGATCGACGACGAGACCCGCCGCCGGGGCCTGGAGTTCGAGGCGCCCGTGGAGATCGTCGAGTCGATGGGCTCCGACAAGTACGTCTACTTCACCGTCGAGGGCGAGCGGGCCAGCGCCGCCGAGCTGGAGGAGCTGGCCGCCGACGCGGGCGCGGCGGACTTCACCGGCACCGGTTCGAGCCTGGTCACCCGGCTGTCGGCGGAGTCGCCGGTCCGCGAGGGCGAGAACCGGCGGGTCTGGTTCAACCTGGAGAAGATCCACCTGTTCGACCCGTCCACCGGGCGGAACCTCACCCTGCACGACGGCCGGGCGGCCGGCGCGCTGGCCGACTGACGGTAGGACGACAGGGGCCGGTGGCAGTGTGCCGCCGGCCCCGACGTGCCTGTTCGCGCCGCCGGCCTTGACCACTCGTACCGTCGCGGTGGTTGGATCGGGGCTACCCGGCAGTGTGGAGCTGCTGATGCCGGGCGGCAGGAGGTGGCGATGTCTGTTCGCTCCGGCGGCCCAGCCGCACCGTTGGACGCCGACGATCTCGTCGTGGCGTCGTTGCCGTTCGGCAGCTCACGCACGTTGCCGGCAGCCGCGTACACCTCCCGGGCGGTGCTGGCCTGGGAACGCCGACACCTCTTCGGCGGGGGTTGGGTCTGCGTCGGCCGGAGCGTGGAGCTGCGCGGGGCCAACCAACGGGCGGTCACCGTGGGCGACATCGGGGTGCTGCTGACCTGTGACGGCGCGACAATGCGGGCGCTGGCGAACGTCTGCCGGCATCGCGGCCACGAGCTGCTCGTTGCGGGCGCGACGGCGGACCGGTCGGCGATCGTGTGCCCCTATCACGGATGGGCCTACCGGCTGGACGGCGCCCTGGCGGCGGCGGCCGGGATGGGCGGCGTCGCCGGCTTCGATCCCGCGGACCACGGCCTGATCGAGCTACCGGTAGCGCACTGGCAGGGCTGGGTGTTCGTCAACGCGGCGGGCGGGGCTCCGCCGTTCGCCGACTACCTCGGTGCCCTCGACGAGCTGGTCGATCCGTACCAGCCCGAGCGCCTGCGCCTCGGCGACCGTCACGTGTACGACGTCGCGGCGAACTGGAAAGTGATCGTGGAGAACTACCACGAGTGTTACCACTGCCCCCGCATCCACCCGGAGCTCTGCCGGGTCTCGCCGCCGACGTCCGGCGACAACTGGGACCTGCCGGGTGCCTGGATCGGCGGCTCGATGGACCTGCGCGACCACGCCGAAACCATGTCGCTGGACGGTCGGTCGCGTGGACTGTTCATCGAGGGAGCTCCCCGCCGCACGGTCCGGTACGTCGGCCTCTTTCCCAACCTGTTGATCTCGGCACACCCCGACTACGTCATGACGCACCGGATCGAACCGCTCGCGCCCGACCGGACCCGGGTCGAGTGCAGCTGGTACGTGCCGCCGCACGTGACCGACGTGGCATACGCGGTGGAATTCTGGGACATCACGAACCGCGAGGACTGGGCGGCGTGCGAATCCGTCCAGCGTGGGCTCTCCTCGCCCCACTATCACGCGGGACCCTTGGCCCCGAACGAGGACGCGGTCCATCAGTGGATGAGCTTCCTCGCCCGGGCGTACCAGGATCCGGTGGCCACGGTCACCGCCGCCTGCCGGCCGCGCCACGGCGATCAAGCTGCCGGCCAGGGTCGCCCGGCCTAGCGTCGCCGCACGGACAGGTGGTCCAGCAGCTTGTCCAGCCGGATGGGCAGGTCCCGGATCCGTACCCCGGTCGCGTGGTGCACCGCGTTGGCGACGGCCGCGGCGCTGCCCACGATGCCGATCTCGCCGAGCCCCTTCACCCCGGCCGGGTTCAGCTCCGGGTCCTCCTCCGGCAGCCAGTACGCCTCGATCTGCGGCACGTCGGCGCAACCGCTGACGTGGTAGGTGGCGAGGTCGTGGTTGACCCAGTCGCCGTACCGCTCGTCGAGCAGGCCCTCCTCGTGCAGCGCCATCGACAGGCCCATGGTCATGCCGCCGATGAGCTGGCTGCGGGCGGTGGTCGGGTTCACCACCCGGCCGGCGGCGAACACCCCGAGCATCCGGTCCATCCGCACCTCGCCGGTGTCCGCGTCCACCCGCACCTGCATGAAGTGGGCGCCGTACGCGTACCGGGGGAGGGAGCGCTGGGCGCGGATTTCGTCGGCGGTGTCCACCTCCACGGTCAGCCCGTCGGGCGGCACCGTCCCGCCCGCGGAGTGCCGAAGCTGCTCACGCAGGGCCTGGCAGGCCCGGATCACCGCCCAGCTCCACGAGGCGGTGCCCATCGAACCGCCGGCCACCCCGGCCGGCGGCAGGTCGCTGTCGCCCACCCGGATCGCCACCCGGTCGGCGGGCACCGCGAGCGCGTCGGCCGCCACCTGCCACAGCGCGGTCCGGGCGCCGGTGCCGATGTCGGTGGCGTTGATCCGTACCTCGAAGGTGCCGTCCGGTGCGGCGGTGGCCGCCGCGGCGGCGGGCCGGGATCGGGCCGGGTAGCTCGACCCGGCCACCCCGGTGCCGACCAGCCACCGTCCCTCCCGGCGGGTCGCCGGCGTCGGGTCCCGGTCGGCCCAACCGAACCGCCGGGCCCCCTCCCGCAGGCAGGCGACCAGGTTGCGGCTGCTGAACGGGTGCCCGGTGTCCGGGTCGACGGTCAGGTCGTTGCGCACCCGCAGCTCCACCGGGTCGATGCCGCACGCCGTCGCCAACTCGTCCATCGCGGACTCCAGCGCGTACGCGCCCGGGCACTCGCCCGGCGCGCGCATCCAGAACGGGGTCGGCACGTCCAGCCGGGCCAGCCGGTGGGTGGTGCGCCGGTGCTGCCCGGCGTACATGCTGCGGGTGTAGACGGCGGTCTGCTCGGCGAACTCGTGCACGGTCGAGGTCTGGCTGATCGCGTCGTGGCAGACCGCGGCGATCCGCCCGTCGGCGTCGGCGCCGAGCCGGACCCGTTGGATGGTCGGGGTGCGGTAGCCGATCGGGCCGAAGAGCTGCTGTCGGGTCAGGGCCAGCCGGACCGGCCGGCCCACGTGCCGGGCGGCGAGCGCGGCGAGCACCACCGGCGCCTTCGGTGCGCCCTTGCTGCCGAAGCCGCCACCGACGTGCTCGGCGACCACCCGGACCGCCTCGTCGGGCAGCCCGAACAGCTGCGCCAGGGTGGCCTTCACGGGCGTCGAACCCTGGGTGGAGTCGTGCACCAGGAGCCGCCCGTCAGCCCAGCGGGCGGTGGTAGCGTGCGGCTCCATCGGGTTGTTGTGGTAAGCCGGCGTGCGGTAGGTGGCGTCCACCCGGATCTCGGCGGCCGCGTACCCGGCGTCGAAGTCGCCGTCGGCGGTGTCCGTGGGATAGCTCGGGTTCACCTTGTCCGGCCGGTACAGCCCCGGGTGGTGCTCGGAGAGCACGGTGCTGTGCGGCTCGGTGTCGTAGTCGATCAGGACCAGCCGGGCCGCCTCGCGGGCCGCCTCGATGGTCTCCGCCACCACGAGCGCGACGAACTCCCCCCGGTAGTGCACGGCCGGTTCCTGCAACAGGAACAGGGTCGGGTCCACTCCGGACACGAGCCGGGGCGCGTTGCCGTGGTGCAGCACGTCCAGCACCCCGGGCACGGCCAGCGCCGGGCCCACGTCGATCCGGCTGATCCGCCCGCGCGCCGCCGTCGCCGGCACCACCCAGCCGTACGTCACGTCGTGCACCGGGTACTCGACCGCGTACCGGGCCGCCCCGGTGACCTTGTCCCGGCCCTCCAGCCGCGGATGTGCCCGGCCCACCGCGCCGGCGGGCGGCGCGCTCACCGGGGCACCGTCCCGGCCAGTGCGGTCAACGCGCGGACGGTGAGGTTGCGGATCAGCGGCACCTTGAACCCGTTGTGCGGCAACGGGCGGGCCGAGGCGAGTTCGGCGTCCGCGGCCCGGGCGGCCAGCTCGGCGGTGAACGGGCGGCCGCGCAGCGCCTCCTCCGCCCGGTACGCCCGCCACGGCCGGTGCGCGACCGCGCCGTACGCCAGCCGGACGTCGCGAACGGTGTCCCCGTCCAGGTCGAGCGCGGCGGCCACCGAGCCGACCGCGAACGCGAACGTGGCCCGGTCGCGCACCTTCAGGTAGGCGCAGCGTCTCGCGAACGGTAGCGGCGGAATCCGTACCGCGGTGATCAGCGCGCCGCGGGGGAGCGTGGTCTCCCGCTCGGGGTGCTCCCCGGGCGTCCGGTGCAGCTCGGTCAGGGGGATCTCCCGCGCCCCGCCCGGTTCGTGCACCTCCACCAAGGCGTCGAGGGCGGCCAGGGCGACCGCCAGGTCCGACGGGTGGGTGGCCACGCAGAACTCGGACCAGCCGAGGATGGCCAGGTCGCGGTTCTGCCCGTGCCGGGCCGCGCAACCGGTACCGGGCTCCCGCTTGTTGCACGCCTTCCCGGTGTCCTGGAAGTAGGCGCAGCGGGTGTGTTGCAGCAGGTTCCCCGCGGTGGTGGCCATGTTGCGCAGCTGTCCCGAGGCGCCGGCGAGCAGCGCCCGGGAGAGCAGCGGGTGGTCGCGTCGCACCACGGGATGCGCGGCGAGGTCGCTGTTGCGCACGGTGGCCCCGATCCGCAGCCCGCCGTCCGGCAGGGCCGCCACCGTGTCCAGCGGCAGGCCGGTCACGTCCACCAGCAGGTCCGGCCGCTGCACGCCGAGCTTCATCAGGTCCACCAGGTTGGTCCCGCCGGCGAGGTACGCCGCCTCCGGCTCCACGTCGAGCAGCGCGACGGCCTCCGCGACGTCGGCCGGCCGGTGGTAGCGGAACGGCCTCACCGTGCCGCCGCCGCGTCCCGGATCGCGGCCACGATGTTCGGGTACGCGGCGCAGCGGCACAGGTTGCCACCCATCCGTTCCCGCACCTCCGCGTCGGTCAGCTCCACCGGCGCGGTCAGGTCCTCGGTCACCGCGCTGGGCCAGTCCCGGGCCACCTCGTCGAGCATCCCGCGCGCGGAACAGAGCTGGCCGGGTGTGCAGTAGCCGCACTGGAAGGCGTCGCGCGCGACGAAGGCCGCCTGAAGCGGGGAGAGGTCCGCCGGGCCGGCGAGTCCCTCCACGGTGACCACCGTCCGGCCGTCCAGGGTGACGGCCAGGACCAGGCAGCTCTTCACCCGCCGGCCGTCGAGCAGCACCGTGCACGAGCCGCACTGCCCGTGGTCGCAGCCCTTCTTGCTGCCGGTCAGGGCGAGCCGCTCGCGCAGGGCGTCCAGCAGGGTGGTCCGGTTGTCCAGCGTCAGCTCGTGGCCGACGCCGTTGACGGTGAGCGTGACGGTGGACGACCGCCCGTCTTCTGCCGGTTTCCCGCTCTCCCGCACCGGGTCAGACTACCGTTGTTCGGGCGATTTACCGACAAAAC
This sequence is a window from Micromonospora sp. NBRC 110009. Protein-coding genes within it:
- a CDS encoding ABC transporter ATP-binding protein, whose product is MADIVLDKVSKRFPDGTTAVRDVDLEIADGEFVILVGPSGCGKSTTLNMIAGLEDISSGELRIAGERVNDRAPRDRDIAMVFQSYALYPNMTVRENMAFPLRLAKLDKEAINTKVDEAAKVLELTPLLDRKPANLSGGQRQRVAMGRAIVRQPKAFLMDEPLSNLDAKLRVQMRTVVSRLQKQLGTTTVYVTHDQTEAMTLGDRVVIMRGGAVQQVGPPQELYDHPRNLFVAGFIGSPSMNFLHAAVEDGKLRTALGDVPIGERVRRQLEGGDAPRELILGIRPEHFEDAALIDDETRRRGLEFEAPVEIVESMGSDKYVYFTVEGERASAAELEELAADAGAADFTGTGSSLVTRLSAESPVREGENRRVWFNLEKIHLFDPSTGRNLTLHDGRAAGALAD
- a CDS encoding xanthine dehydrogenase family protein molybdopterin-binding subunit; its protein translation is MSAPPAGAVGRAHPRLEGRDKVTGAARYAVEYPVHDVTYGWVVPATAARGRISRIDVGPALAVPGVLDVLHHGNAPRLVSGVDPTLFLLQEPAVHYRGEFVALVVAETIEAAREAARLVLIDYDTEPHSTVLSEHHPGLYRPDKVNPSYPTDTADGDFDAGYAAAEIRVDATYRTPAYHNNPMEPHATTARWADGRLLVHDSTQGSTPVKATLAQLFGLPDEAVRVVAEHVGGGFGSKGAPKAPVVLAALAARHVGRPVRLALTRQQLFGPIGYRTPTIQRVRLGADADGRIAAVCHDAISQTSTVHEFAEQTAVYTRSMYAGQHRRTTHRLARLDVPTPFWMRAPGECPGAYALESAMDELATACGIDPVELRVRNDLTVDPDTGHPFSSRNLVACLREGARRFGWADRDPTPATRREGRWLVGTGVAGSSYPARSRPAAAAATAAPDGTFEVRINATDIGTGARTALWQVAADALAVPADRVAIRVGDSDLPPAGVAGGSMGTASWSWAVIRACQALREQLRHSAGGTVPPDGLTVEVDTADEIRAQRSLPRYAYGAHFMQVRVDADTGEVRMDRMLGVFAAGRVVNPTTARSQLIGGMTMGLSMALHEEGLLDERYGDWVNHDLATYHVSGCADVPQIEAYWLPEEDPELNPAGVKGLGEIGIVGSAAAVANAVHHATGVRIRDLPIRLDKLLDHLSVRRR
- a CDS encoding aromatic ring-hydroxylating oxygenase subunit alpha, with translation MSVRSGGPAAPLDADDLVVASLPFGSSRTLPAAAYTSRAVLAWERRHLFGGGWVCVGRSVELRGANQRAVTVGDIGVLLTCDGATMRALANVCRHRGHELLVAGATADRSAIVCPYHGWAYRLDGALAAAAGMGGVAGFDPADHGLIELPVAHWQGWVFVNAAGGAPPFADYLGALDELVDPYQPERLRLGDRHVYDVAANWKVIVENYHECYHCPRIHPELCRVSPPTSGDNWDLPGAWIGGSMDLRDHAETMSLDGRSRGLFIEGAPRRTVRYVGLFPNLLISAHPDYVMTHRIEPLAPDRTRVECSWYVPPHVTDVAYAVEFWDITNREDWAACESVQRGLSSPHYHAGPLAPNEDAVHQWMSFLARAYQDPVATVTAACRPRHGDQAAGQGRPA
- a CDS encoding FAD binding domain-containing protein; the encoded protein is MRPFRYHRPADVAEAVALLDVEPEAAYLAGGTNLVDLMKLGVQRPDLLVDVTGLPLDTVAALPDGGLRIGATVRNSDLAAHPVVRRDHPLLSRALLAGASGQLRNMATTAGNLLQHTRCAYFQDTGKACNKREPGTGCAARHGQNRDLAILGWSEFCVATHPSDLAVALAALDALVEVHEPGGAREIPLTELHRTPGEHPERETTLPRGALITAVRIPPLPFARRCAYLKVRDRATFAFAVGSVAAALDLDGDTVRDVRLAYGAVAHRPWRAYRAEEALRGRPFTAELAARAADAELASARPLPHNGFKVPLIRNLTVRALTALAGTVPR
- a CDS encoding 2Fe-2S iron-sulfur cluster-binding protein; protein product: MRESGKPAEDGRSSTVTLTVNGVGHELTLDNRTTLLDALRERLALTGSKKGCDHGQCGSCTVLLDGRRVKSCLVLAVTLDGRTVVTVEGLAGPADLSPLQAAFVARDAFQCGYCTPGQLCSARGMLDEVARDWPSAVTEDLTAPVELTDAEVRERMGGNLCRCAAYPNIVAAIRDAAAAR